One window of the Triticum dicoccoides isolate Atlit2015 ecotype Zavitan chromosome 3B, WEW_v2.0, whole genome shotgun sequence genome contains the following:
- the LOC119274757 gene encoding uncharacterized protein LOC119274757 isoform X1, producing MGSPTPPPPPTTPSSRASCYSLRLRRRRAVAGLRRSRQPRGKMKLMYFLMDGEGEEQRCRAEELRLEVSELEAVLAKEERLSRVLRCSLQAGRLDAAACRCCLSAHLVPAKIRGLLAELAIVEDEIFYLEKKVDDLRTRLLRERNWTHHCILQQQQRQRQQDWPPGRHCIGRRELHGGEQLPRLPGPGGGGGGDGGGLERESKASAGSASSQGEETDQSRRSSHSFENLRPPERKICSSSPNKLSEELIKLTVTIFHKLSRTTDHADPELELSSAPKLNITSCIGSSRSLAPKLSSSSSSDRAAPSPIRSVKSRAAAPLECGGDEGEPAGRCERFVEFTRSSFDSSRVWLCLADIKNLRVLMNKLCTVDPSFLTNKQKLAFWLNIYNFCVMHAFLQHGLPPSPDKLLALLNQASVNVGGRVLSVLSIERLFLRHPPDEGNKQGMMMEEGERDMQLCYGLGYPEPNVVFALCRGSRSSPPCRSGCTRRRRCRASWRRPRWSTWSGASAWPARGGRRRSRRPRRRRRRSCCPSCCTGTCGASPTTWSRCWSGSTASSRAPPGRPSSRGPSGNSSTAAGRRRRRRWWRSSLTTPTSDTYCPSSRECIYCRAEHIVVRIRLHIYGVVLSLSTYVLLRIVKLIFV from the exons ATGGggtcgccgacgccgccgccgccaccgacgacgccatcatcacgggccAGCTGTTACTCCCTGCGCCTCCGCCGGAGGCGGGCGGTGGCGGGTTTAAGAAGGAGCAGGCAGCCGCGGGGCAAGATGAAGCTCATGTACTTTCTGATGGACGGCGAGGGGGAGGAGCAGCGGTGCCGGGCGGAGGAGCTCCGGCTGGAGGTGTCGGAGCTGGAGGCCGTGCTGGCCAAGGAGGAGCGCCTCAGCCGGGTCCTCCGCTGCTCGCTCCAGGCCGGCCGCCTGGACGCCGCCGCCTGCCGGTGCTGCCTCTCCGCCCACCTCGTCCCGGCCAAG ATCAGGGGGCTCCTCGCGGAGCTGGCGATTGTGGAGGACGAGATATTCTACCTCGAGAAGAAGGTCGACGACCTGCGGACGCGCCTCCTCCGGGAGCGCAACTGGACCCACCACTGCATtcttcagcagcagcagcggcagcggcagcaggactGGCCGCCGGGCCGGCACTGCATTGGCCGGAGGGAGCTCCATGGCGGCGAGCAGCTCCCAAGGCTGCCTggtccaggcggcggcggcggcggcgatggaggaggTCTCGAGCGTGAGAGCAAGGCCTCTGCTGGGTCTGCCTCTTCGCAAG GCGAGGAGACTGATCAGAGCAGAAGAAGCAGCCACTCTTTTGAAAATCTCAGGCCTCCAGAAAGGAAAATCTGCTCGAGCAGTCCAAACAAGCTGTCAGAAGAGCTCATCAAGCTGACGGTGACCATCTTCCACAAGCTGAGCAGGACAACGGATCATGCAGACCCAGAGCTGGAGCTGAGCAGCGCGCCGAAGCTCAACATCACCTCCTGCATAGGCTCCTCCAGAAGCCTCGCCCCCAAgttgtcctcgtcgtcgtcgagcgACCGTGCGGCGCCGTCGCCCATCCGCTCCGTCAAGAGCCGTGCAGCAGCGCCCCTGGAGTGCGGCGGCGACGAAGGGGAGCCGGCCGGCCGGTGCGAGAGGTTCGTCGAGTTCACCCGGAGCTCGTTCGACTCGAGCCGCGTGTGGCTGTGCCTCGCTGACATCAAGAACTTGAG AGTGCTGATGAACAAGCTGTGCACCGTGGATCCGAGCTTCCTGACCAACAAGCAGAAGCTGGCCTTCTGGCTCAACATCTACAACTTCTGcgtgatgcat GCATTTCTTCAGCACGGTCTGCCTCCATCGCCGGACAAGCTGCTGGCCCTGCTGAATCAGGCTTCAGTGAACGTGGGAGGAAGGGTGCTGAGCGTCCTGTCGATCGAGCGTCTGTTCCTCAGGCACCCCCCTGATGAGGGCAACAAGCAG GGGATGATgatggaggaaggggagagggacatGCAGCTCTGCTACGGGCTAGGGTACCCTGAACCCAACGTCGTCTTCGCGCTCTGCAGGGGCAGCCGCTCCTCGCCACCG TGCAGGTCCGGGTGTACACGGCGGAGGAGGTGTCGAGCGAgctggaggcggccaaggtggagtACCTGGAGCGGTGCGTCCGCGTggccggcgcgaggaggaagaaggcgaagtcgaaggccgcggcggcggcggcgacgatcgTGCTGCCCAAGCTGCTGCACTGGCACATGCGGTGCTTCGCCGACGACGTGGAGTCGCTGCTGGAGTGGGTCCACAGCCAGCTCCCGCGCGCCACCAGGGCGCCCGAGCTCAAGAGGGCCATCAGGGAACTCCTCCACCGCGGCAGGCCGCCGACGCCGGAGAAGATGGTGGAGATCGAGCCTTACGACGCCGACTTCAGATACCTACTGCCCCTCGTCTCGTGAATGCATATACTGCCGTGCCGAGCATATAGTAGTACGGATTAGGCTGCATATATATGGTGTCGTGCTGTCACTGAGTACGTACGTGTTGCTGCGTATAGTTAAACTTATTTTTGTGTAG
- the LOC119274757 gene encoding uncharacterized protein LOC119274757 isoform X2 produces MGSPTPPPPPTTPSSRASCYSLRLRRRRAVAGLRRSRQPRGKMKLMYFLMDGEGEEQRCRAEELRLEVSELEAVLAKEERLSRVLRCSLQAGRLDAAACRCCLSAHLVPAKIRGLLAELAIVEDEIFYLEKKVDDLRTRLLRERNWTHHCILQQQQRQRQQDWPPGRHCIGRRELHGGEQLPRLPGPGGGGGGDGGGLERESKASAGSASSQGEETDQSRRSSHSFENLRPPERKICSSSPNKLSEELIKLTVTIFHKLSRTTDHADPELELSSAPKLNITSCIGSSRSLAPKLSSSSSSDRAAPSPIRSVKSRAAAPLECGGDEGEPAGRCERFVEFTRSSFDSSRVWLCLADIKNLRVLMNKLCTVDPSFLTNKQKLAFWLNIYNFCVMHAFLQHGLPPSPDKLLALLNQASVNVGGRVLSVLSIERLFLRHPPDEGNKQGMMMEEGERDMQLCYGLGYPEPNVVFALCRGSRSSPPVRVYTAEEVSSELEAAKVEYLERCVRVAGARRKKAKSKAAAAAATIVLPKLLHWHMRCFADDVESLLEWVHSQLPRATRAPELKRAIRELLHRGRPPTPEKMVEIEPYDADFRYLLPLVS; encoded by the exons ATGGggtcgccgacgccgccgccgccaccgacgacgccatcatcacgggccAGCTGTTACTCCCTGCGCCTCCGCCGGAGGCGGGCGGTGGCGGGTTTAAGAAGGAGCAGGCAGCCGCGGGGCAAGATGAAGCTCATGTACTTTCTGATGGACGGCGAGGGGGAGGAGCAGCGGTGCCGGGCGGAGGAGCTCCGGCTGGAGGTGTCGGAGCTGGAGGCCGTGCTGGCCAAGGAGGAGCGCCTCAGCCGGGTCCTCCGCTGCTCGCTCCAGGCCGGCCGCCTGGACGCCGCCGCCTGCCGGTGCTGCCTCTCCGCCCACCTCGTCCCGGCCAAG ATCAGGGGGCTCCTCGCGGAGCTGGCGATTGTGGAGGACGAGATATTCTACCTCGAGAAGAAGGTCGACGACCTGCGGACGCGCCTCCTCCGGGAGCGCAACTGGACCCACCACTGCATtcttcagcagcagcagcggcagcggcagcaggactGGCCGCCGGGCCGGCACTGCATTGGCCGGAGGGAGCTCCATGGCGGCGAGCAGCTCCCAAGGCTGCCTggtccaggcggcggcggcggcggcgatggaggaggTCTCGAGCGTGAGAGCAAGGCCTCTGCTGGGTCTGCCTCTTCGCAAG GCGAGGAGACTGATCAGAGCAGAAGAAGCAGCCACTCTTTTGAAAATCTCAGGCCTCCAGAAAGGAAAATCTGCTCGAGCAGTCCAAACAAGCTGTCAGAAGAGCTCATCAAGCTGACGGTGACCATCTTCCACAAGCTGAGCAGGACAACGGATCATGCAGACCCAGAGCTGGAGCTGAGCAGCGCGCCGAAGCTCAACATCACCTCCTGCATAGGCTCCTCCAGAAGCCTCGCCCCCAAgttgtcctcgtcgtcgtcgagcgACCGTGCGGCGCCGTCGCCCATCCGCTCCGTCAAGAGCCGTGCAGCAGCGCCCCTGGAGTGCGGCGGCGACGAAGGGGAGCCGGCCGGCCGGTGCGAGAGGTTCGTCGAGTTCACCCGGAGCTCGTTCGACTCGAGCCGCGTGTGGCTGTGCCTCGCTGACATCAAGAACTTGAG AGTGCTGATGAACAAGCTGTGCACCGTGGATCCGAGCTTCCTGACCAACAAGCAGAAGCTGGCCTTCTGGCTCAACATCTACAACTTCTGcgtgatgcat GCATTTCTTCAGCACGGTCTGCCTCCATCGCCGGACAAGCTGCTGGCCCTGCTGAATCAGGCTTCAGTGAACGTGGGAGGAAGGGTGCTGAGCGTCCTGTCGATCGAGCGTCTGTTCCTCAGGCACCCCCCTGATGAGGGCAACAAGCAG GGGATGATgatggaggaaggggagagggacatGCAGCTCTGCTACGGGCTAGGGTACCCTGAACCCAACGTCGTCTTCGCGCTCTGCAGGGGCAGCCGCTCCTCGCCACCG GTCCGGGTGTACACGGCGGAGGAGGTGTCGAGCGAgctggaggcggccaaggtggagtACCTGGAGCGGTGCGTCCGCGTggccggcgcgaggaggaagaaggcgaagtcgaaggccgcggcggcggcggcgacgatcgTGCTGCCCAAGCTGCTGCACTGGCACATGCGGTGCTTCGCCGACGACGTGGAGTCGCTGCTGGAGTGGGTCCACAGCCAGCTCCCGCGCGCCACCAGGGCGCCCGAGCTCAAGAGGGCCATCAGGGAACTCCTCCACCGCGGCAGGCCGCCGACGCCGGAGAAGATGGTGGAGATCGAGCCTTACGACGCCGACTTCAGATACCTACTGCCCCTCGTCTCGTGA